A genome region from Micromonospora peucetia includes the following:
- a CDS encoding adenylosuccinate synthetase → MRHIAVVDLGYGDAGKGTVVDWLCATRPVHTVVRFNGGAQAAHNVVLRDGRHHTFAQFGAGTFRPGVRTHLSRHVVVDPLALAAEADHLASVGVPDALDRLTVDGEALLATPYHRAANRAREIARGADRHGSCGLGVGETVAYGLAHPDEAPRVADCHSPALLRRRLTALRDRLTAELGPLDAPPVSDCLPAFTGFAERVAIVDRSWLAGALRAGTCVFEGAQGVLLDEWHGFHPYTTWSTTTFANADSLLAEAGQAGAATRLGVLRVTTTRHGPGPLVTEDPALPLADPHNPTNPWQGRFRFGHFDAVAHRYALAAAGGVDGLALTHLDLAGPGLRICRRYDTTDRLTPGPPGDLDRQAALTARLLRSRPLYDDAPPVDWPSTVARELAAPVVLTSHGPTAADKTPHTPLLLPSSSPPSPSFSPPSLSPPRPPLTRNPRKPNLTETALI, encoded by the coding sequence GTGAGGCACATTGCGGTGGTCGACCTCGGCTATGGCGACGCCGGGAAGGGCACGGTGGTGGACTGGCTCTGCGCCACCCGCCCCGTGCACACGGTGGTCCGCTTCAACGGGGGCGCGCAGGCGGCGCACAACGTCGTGCTGCGCGACGGGCGGCACCACACGTTCGCGCAGTTCGGCGCCGGCACGTTCCGCCCCGGTGTGCGTACGCACCTGTCGCGGCACGTGGTGGTGGACCCGTTGGCGCTGGCCGCCGAGGCCGACCACCTCGCCTCGGTCGGGGTGCCCGACGCGCTCGACCGGTTGACCGTCGACGGGGAGGCGCTGCTCGCCACCCCGTACCACCGGGCCGCCAACCGGGCCCGGGAGATCGCTCGGGGAGCCGACCGGCACGGCTCCTGCGGGCTCGGGGTGGGCGAGACCGTCGCGTACGGCCTCGCCCACCCCGACGAGGCACCCCGGGTCGCCGACTGCCACAGCCCGGCACTGCTGCGCCGCCGGCTGACCGCCCTGCGGGACCGGCTGACCGCCGAGCTCGGCCCGCTGGACGCCCCACCGGTCTCCGACTGCCTGCCCGCGTTCACCGGGTTCGCCGAGCGGGTCGCGATCGTCGACCGGAGCTGGCTGGCCGGGGCGCTGCGCGCCGGCACCTGCGTCTTCGAGGGCGCGCAGGGAGTGCTGCTCGACGAGTGGCACGGCTTCCACCCGTACACCACGTGGAGCACCACCACGTTCGCCAACGCCGACAGCCTGCTCGCCGAGGCGGGCCAGGCGGGCGCGGCGACCCGGCTCGGGGTGCTGCGCGTGACCACCACCCGGCACGGGCCCGGCCCGCTGGTGACCGAGGACCCGGCCCTGCCACTGGCCGACCCGCACAACCCGACGAACCCGTGGCAGGGCCGGTTCCGGTTCGGCCACTTCGACGCCGTCGCCCACCGGTACGCCCTCGCCGCGGCCGGCGGGGTCGACGGCCTGGCGCTGACCCACCTCGACCTCGCCGGCCCAGGGCTGCGGATCTGCCGCCGCTACGACACCACCGACCGGCTCACCCCCGGTCCGCCCGGCGACCTGGACCGGCAGGCCGCGCTCACCGCCCGCCTGCTGCGCTCCCGCCCGCTCTACGACGACGCCCCGCCCGTCGACTGGCCGTCGACGGTGGCCCGGGAACTGGCCGCCCCGGTGGTGCTCACCTCACACGGCCCCACCGCTGCCGACAAAACCCCCCACACCCCCCTCCTACTCCCTTCCTCCTCCCCGCCCTCCCCCTCTTTCTCCCCGCCCTCCCTCTCTCCTCCCCGCCCTCCCCTAACCCGCAACCCCCGCAAGCCCAACCTCACCGAGACAGCCCTCATCTAG
- a CDS encoding acyl-CoA dehydrogenase family protein, producing MAEFSLDLNEEQRDLRDWVHGFAADVVRPAAAEWDAREETPWPIIQEAAKVGLYGFEFLATCWADPTGLSLPIASEELFWGDAGIGLGIFGTSLAVAAIYGTGTPDQMVEWVPQCFGTVDEPAVAAFCTTEPEAGSDVGAMRTRAVYDEATDEWVLSGQKAYATNGGIAGVHVVTASVDPTLGSRGQAAFVVPPGIAGLNATRKLRKLGLRASHTADVFLDDVRVPGRCLLGGRDALLERLDRARSGRRASGQAAMRTFELSRPTVGAQALGVARAAYEYALDYAKERVQFGRPIIENQAVAFALADMRMEIDAARLLVWRASWMGRNNRPFTAGEGSMSKLKAGEVAVSVTDKAVQLLGGAGFLRDHPVERWYRDAKIYTIFEGTSEIQRLVISRAISGVQIR from the coding sequence ATGGCCGAGTTCTCGCTCGACCTGAACGAGGAACAGCGGGATCTGCGCGACTGGGTGCACGGCTTCGCCGCCGACGTCGTGCGCCCGGCCGCAGCCGAGTGGGACGCCCGGGAGGAAACTCCCTGGCCGATCATCCAGGAGGCGGCGAAGGTCGGCCTGTACGGCTTCGAGTTCCTCGCCACCTGCTGGGCCGACCCCACCGGCCTCTCCCTCCCCATCGCCAGCGAGGAACTCTTCTGGGGTGACGCCGGCATCGGGCTGGGCATCTTCGGCACCTCCCTCGCGGTGGCCGCCATCTACGGCACCGGCACCCCCGACCAGATGGTCGAATGGGTGCCGCAGTGCTTCGGCACCGTCGACGAACCGGCCGTCGCCGCGTTCTGCACCACCGAGCCTGAGGCCGGTTCCGACGTCGGCGCCATGCGCACCCGCGCGGTCTACGACGAGGCCACCGACGAGTGGGTGCTCAGCGGGCAGAAGGCGTACGCCACCAACGGCGGGATCGCCGGAGTGCACGTGGTCACCGCCTCGGTCGACCCGACGCTCGGCTCCCGTGGGCAGGCGGCGTTCGTCGTACCGCCGGGCATCGCCGGACTGAACGCGACCCGCAAGCTGCGAAAGCTGGGCCTGCGCGCGTCGCACACCGCCGACGTCTTCCTCGACGACGTACGCGTGCCGGGGCGCTGCCTGCTCGGCGGCCGGGACGCCCTGCTCGAACGCCTCGACCGGGCCCGCTCCGGCAGGCGCGCGTCGGGCCAGGCCGCGATGCGCACCTTCGAACTCTCCCGGCCGACGGTCGGCGCGCAGGCGCTGGGTGTGGCCCGGGCCGCCTACGAGTACGCCCTGGACTACGCGAAGGAGCGGGTCCAGTTCGGCCGGCCGATCATCGAGAACCAGGCGGTCGCGTTCGCGCTGGCCGACATGAGGATGGAGATCGACGCCGCCCGGCTGCTGGTCTGGCGGGCGTCCTGGATGGGCCGCAACAACCGGCCCTTCACGGCCGGCGAGGGCTCGATGTCCAAGCTGAAGGCCGGCGAGGTGGCCGTCTCCGTCACCGACAAGGCCGTGCAACTGCTCGGCGGGGCCGGTTTCCTGCGGGACCACCCGGTCGAGCGCTGGTACCGGGACGCCAAGATCTACACCATCTTCGAGGGCACCTCGGAGATCCAACGGCTGGTGATCTCCCGAGCCATCTCCGGCGTCCAGATCCGCTGA
- a CDS encoding serine/threonine protein kinase produces MRTAEAIRLVAAARTDADLFGTDQPARRYRELVAALHPDRLPADPAVRAEATDAFVQVTTRWRARQVTVLGDYRLGRSAHSGDLADLYDVGDDRLLKLPRRPTDNDLMAREAHALRTIAERGDPRYLPYVPRLVDQFRHRDATTGAERRINVLATAPGLHDLDEVRRAYPDGLDARDVAWMWRRLLVALGLAHRAGVVHGAVLPPHVLIEPDGHGVVLVDWCFSVTGGGAVPALVPGHDDWYPPEVLKKRPCGPGTDIATASRCMTWLMGRRAPRELLDFARGCQQQSLQKRPDDAWRLLRELDQVLDRLYGPRTFRPFTLTP; encoded by the coding sequence GTGAGGACCGCAGAGGCCATCCGCCTGGTCGCGGCGGCCCGCACCGACGCCGACCTGTTCGGCACGGACCAGCCGGCCCGGCGCTACCGCGAGCTGGTCGCGGCCCTGCACCCCGACCGCCTGCCGGCCGACCCGGCGGTACGCGCCGAGGCCACCGACGCGTTCGTCCAGGTCACCACCCGGTGGCGGGCCCGACAGGTCACCGTCCTCGGCGACTACCGCCTCGGGCGGTCGGCGCACTCGGGTGACCTGGCCGATCTCTACGACGTCGGCGACGACCGGCTGCTCAAGCTGCCCCGGCGGCCCACCGACAACGACCTGATGGCCCGCGAGGCACACGCCCTGCGCACCATCGCCGAACGCGGCGACCCGCGCTACCTGCCGTACGTGCCCCGGTTGGTTGACCAGTTCCGGCACCGGGACGCCACGACCGGCGCCGAACGGCGGATCAACGTGCTCGCCACCGCGCCCGGCCTGCACGACCTCGACGAGGTCCGGCGCGCGTACCCCGACGGGCTGGACGCCCGCGACGTGGCCTGGATGTGGCGTCGGCTGCTGGTGGCGCTCGGCCTGGCCCACCGGGCAGGCGTGGTGCACGGCGCGGTCCTGCCGCCACACGTGCTGATCGAGCCGGACGGGCACGGCGTGGTGCTGGTCGACTGGTGCTTCTCCGTGACCGGTGGCGGCGCCGTCCCGGCACTGGTGCCCGGCCACGACGACTGGTACCCGCCCGAGGTTCTCAAGAAGCGGCCCTGCGGGCCGGGCACCGACATCGCGACGGCCAGCCGCTGCATGACCTGGCTGATGGGCCGCCGCGCACCGCGCGAGCTGCTCGACTTCGCCCGGGGCTGCCAGCAGCAGTCCCTTCAGAAGCGGCCCGACGACGCCTGGCGCCTGCTCCGCGAACTCGACCAGGTGCTGGACCGGCTCTACGGCCCGCGCACCTTCCGACCCTTCACCCTCACCCCCTAA
- a CDS encoding SigE family RNA polymerase sigma factor, with product MPADIEGYREYVGARLEPLRRTAYLLCGDWHTADDLVSTALVKLLRHWRRVSRMDSPDAYVRRTLLRVWLDERRRPWRREAAWAEVPDAAVRSASDGAADRLTILALLAELPPRRRAVLVLRYFCDLSVEETARELGCTTGTVKSQSARAIEALRSRLVGVPARTEEARTDG from the coding sequence TTGCCTGCCGACATCGAGGGCTACCGCGAGTACGTCGGGGCGCGGCTGGAGCCGCTGCGCCGCACGGCGTACCTGCTCTGCGGTGACTGGCACACGGCCGACGACCTGGTGTCGACGGCGCTGGTCAAGCTGCTGCGACACTGGCGACGGGTGTCCAGGATGGACAGCCCCGACGCGTACGTCCGGCGTACCCTGCTGCGGGTCTGGCTGGACGAGCGGCGCCGGCCGTGGCGGCGCGAGGCCGCCTGGGCCGAGGTGCCCGATGCCGCTGTCCGTTCCGCCAGCGACGGTGCCGCAGATCGGCTGACCATCCTCGCCCTACTGGCCGAGTTGCCGCCGCGCCGCCGCGCGGTCCTGGTGCTGCGCTACTTCTGCGACCTGTCCGTGGAGGAGACCGCCCGGGAACTCGGCTGCACCACCGGCACCGTCAAGAGCCAGTCGGCGCGCGCGATCGAGGCGCTGCGGAGCCGCCTCGTGGGCGTACCGGCCCGAACCGAGGAGGCACGCACCGATGGATGA
- a CDS encoding SCP2 sterol-binding domain-containing protein: MTDFDPANFANVGPKEFAQLVKSTPDDKIAEVMSGDLRGKILAEVFNRMPQLFRADRAGSTNAVIHWSITGRPDGGTDTYEVVIADGTCTVNETPQHDPKLSLTMGPVEFLKIISGGANPVMMFMTGKLKAKGDLGLAANIANLFDIPKA, encoded by the coding sequence ATGACTGACTTCGACCCGGCCAACTTCGCGAACGTCGGCCCCAAGGAGTTCGCCCAGCTGGTCAAGTCCACCCCGGACGACAAGATCGCCGAGGTGATGTCCGGCGACCTGCGCGGCAAGATCCTCGCCGAGGTCTTCAACCGGATGCCGCAGCTCTTCCGCGCCGACCGGGCCGGCTCGACCAACGCGGTCATCCACTGGAGCATCACCGGCCGCCCCGACGGTGGCACCGACACCTACGAGGTGGTCATCGCCGACGGCACCTGCACCGTCAACGAGACCCCGCAGCACGACCCGAAGCTCAGCCTCACCATGGGCCCGGTCGAGTTCCTGAAGATCATCTCCGGTGGCGCGAACCCGGTCATGATGTTCATGACCGGCAAGCTCAAGGCCAAGGGCGACCTAGGCCTGGCCGCCAACATCGCCAACCTGTTCGACATCCCCAAGGCCTGA
- the purD gene encoding phosphoribosylamine--glycine ligase — protein sequence MRVLLLGGGGREHALALGLAGDPSVEQLIAAPGNPGIAALASVRGVDPCDPAAVAALAVETGVDLVVIGPEAPLVAGVADAVRAKGIAVFGPSGEAARLEGSKTFAKDVMTAAGVPTARAYTCTDADSTARALDEFGAPYVVKNDGLAAGKGVVVTDDRAAALRHAEECGRAVVEEYLAGPEVSLFVVTDGEAAVPLLPAQDFKRIGDGDTGPNTGGMGAYAPLPWAPAGLVDEVMRDVVHPTLAEMARRGTPFAGLLYVGLAITADGPRVIEFNARFGDPETQVVLALLETPLAGLLHAAATGTLAGHPPLRWRDGAAVTVVVAAEGYPAAPRTGDVIAGAEGPGIIHSGTRRDADGALLSAGGRVLCATATGADLSAARDAAYALVAGVELAGSQHRTDIASAAVEGRISIPG from the coding sequence GTGCGGGTTCTTCTTCTTGGTGGTGGGGGGCGGGAGCATGCGCTCGCGCTGGGCCTCGCCGGTGATCCGTCCGTTGAGCAGCTGATTGCGGCGCCTGGTAATCCCGGTATTGCTGCGCTTGCCTCGGTGCGGGGGGTGGATCCCTGTGATCCGGCGGCTGTTGCCGCGCTGGCGGTGGAGACCGGGGTCGACTTGGTGGTGATCGGGCCGGAGGCGCCGCTGGTGGCCGGGGTCGCCGACGCCGTACGCGCCAAGGGGATCGCCGTGTTCGGGCCGTCCGGGGAGGCGGCCCGGCTGGAGGGCTCGAAGACGTTCGCCAAGGACGTGATGACCGCCGCCGGCGTGCCGACCGCCCGCGCGTACACCTGCACGGATGCGGACAGCACTGCCCGGGCGCTGGACGAGTTCGGCGCGCCGTACGTGGTGAAGAACGACGGGCTTGCCGCCGGCAAGGGCGTCGTGGTGACCGACGACCGTGCCGCCGCGCTCCGGCACGCCGAGGAGTGCGGTCGGGCCGTCGTCGAGGAATATCTTGCCGGCCCGGAGGTCTCCCTCTTCGTGGTCACCGACGGCGAGGCTGCGGTGCCGCTGCTGCCGGCGCAGGACTTCAAGCGCATCGGCGACGGCGACACCGGCCCGAACACCGGCGGCATGGGGGCGTACGCGCCGCTGCCCTGGGCGCCGGCCGGCCTGGTCGACGAGGTGATGCGCGACGTCGTGCACCCCACTCTGGCGGAGATGGCCCGGCGGGGCACCCCGTTCGCGGGCCTGCTCTACGTCGGGCTGGCGATCACCGCCGACGGCCCCCGGGTGATCGAGTTCAACGCCCGCTTCGGTGACCCGGAGACACAGGTGGTGCTCGCCCTGCTGGAGACCCCGCTGGCCGGGCTGCTGCACGCCGCCGCGACCGGCACGCTGGCCGGGCACCCGCCGCTGCGCTGGCGCGACGGTGCCGCCGTCACGGTCGTGGTCGCCGCCGAGGGATACCCGGCCGCCCCGCGTACCGGCGACGTGATCGCCGGGGCCGAGGGGCCGGGGATCATCCACTCCGGCACCCGCCGGGACGCCGACGGGGCGCTGCTCTCCGCCGGTGGCCGGGTGCTCTGCGCCACCGCCACCGGTGCCGACCTGTCCGCCGCCCGGGACGCCGCGTACGCGCTGGTGGCCGGCGTGGAGCTGGCCGGTTCGCAGCACCGCACCGACATCGCCTCCGCCGCCGTCGAGGGCCGGATCAGCATTCCGGGCTGA
- a CDS encoding adenylosuccinate synthase codes for MPAIVLLGAQWGDEGKGKVTDLLGERVDYVVRYSGGNNAGHTVITPDGQKYALHLMPSGALSPSAMIVIGNGVVVDPKVLLAEIDGLAERGVDVSRLRISGDAHLIMPHHRALDLVVERYLGSSRIGTTGRGIGPAYGDKVARMGIRLQDLLDPGILRKKLELALREKNQLLFKIYNRKAIDVDATIEEYLAYAERLKPYIAETRVMLWDALDRGETVLLEGAQATMLDMDHGTYPFVTSSNPTAGGACVGAGIPPTAINKVIAVSKAYTTRVGSGPFPTELFDDNGQHLRKVGHEYGTTTGRERRCGWFDAVVARYACRLNGVTDLVVTKLDVLTGLPKVPICVGYEINGERYDDMPMTQTDFHHATPIYEELDGWWEDITKARTEAELPENARRYIARIEEICRTRVSVVGVGPGREENVVRHPLL; via the coding sequence ATGCCAGCGATCGTGCTCCTCGGTGCCCAATGGGGCGACGAGGGCAAGGGCAAGGTTACCGACCTGCTGGGTGAGCGGGTCGACTACGTCGTGCGCTACTCCGGCGGCAACAACGCCGGTCACACGGTGATCACGCCGGACGGCCAGAAGTACGCGCTACACCTGATGCCGTCGGGTGCGCTCTCACCGAGCGCGATGATCGTCATCGGAAACGGCGTGGTGGTCGATCCGAAGGTGCTGCTGGCCGAGATCGACGGGCTGGCCGAGCGCGGGGTCGACGTCAGCCGGCTGCGGATCTCCGGCGACGCGCACCTGATCATGCCGCACCACCGTGCCCTCGACCTGGTCGTCGAGCGCTACCTCGGCAGCTCCCGGATCGGCACCACCGGTCGGGGCATCGGCCCGGCGTACGGCGACAAGGTCGCCCGGATGGGCATCCGGCTGCAGGATCTGCTCGACCCGGGCATCCTGCGCAAGAAGCTGGAGCTGGCGCTGCGCGAGAAGAACCAGCTGCTGTTCAAGATCTACAACCGCAAGGCGATCGACGTCGACGCGACGATCGAGGAATACCTGGCCTACGCGGAGCGGCTCAAGCCGTACATCGCCGAGACCCGGGTGATGCTCTGGGACGCGCTGGACCGCGGCGAGACGGTCCTGCTGGAGGGTGCCCAGGCCACCATGCTCGACATGGACCACGGCACGTACCCCTTCGTGACCTCGTCGAATCCGACGGCCGGTGGGGCCTGCGTGGGCGCCGGCATCCCGCCGACGGCGATCAACAAGGTGATCGCGGTCAGCAAGGCGTACACGACGCGGGTCGGCTCCGGGCCGTTCCCGACGGAGCTCTTCGACGACAACGGGCAGCACCTGCGCAAGGTCGGCCACGAGTACGGCACCACCACCGGCCGGGAGCGCCGCTGCGGCTGGTTCGACGCCGTCGTGGCCCGGTACGCGTGCCGCCTCAACGGCGTCACCGACCTGGTGGTCACCAAGCTGGACGTGCTCACCGGCCTGCCGAAGGTGCCGATCTGCGTCGGGTACGAGATCAACGGCGAGCGCTACGACGACATGCCGATGACCCAGACCGACTTCCACCACGCGACTCCGATCTACGAGGAGCTCGACGGCTGGTGGGAGGACATCACCAAGGCGAGGACCGAGGCCGAACTCCCGGAAAACGCCAGGCGCTACATTGCCCGCATCGAGGAGATCTGCCGCACCCGCGTCAGCGTCGTAGGCGTAGGCCCCGGCCGCGAGGAAAACGTCGTCCGCCACCCCCTCCTCTAA
- a CDS encoding NAD(P)-dependent oxidoreductase produces MTDRTVTVIGLGPMGRAMVNAFLDRGYQVTVWNRTAAKADELVRRGARRAATVDEALAANELVVLSLTDYDAMYAILGPATTALSGRVIANLSSDTPEQAREAATWLAERGARQLTGGMQVPPSGIGTPDSATYYSGPADAFEAHRQTLEVLTSADYQGEDPGLAALRYQLQMNMFWTIMVSWLHTVAVARTHGITATEFLPVALKTADVAQFLEFYAPRIDAGDHRGDVDRLAMGEASIRHVLHTVRAAGVDTTLPAAVLDAFQRGMADGRVDQSFTSLVEVFAADTAVDGRDAPAPVRARP; encoded by the coding sequence ATGACCGACCGCACAGTGACCGTCATCGGCCTCGGTCCGATGGGCCGGGCGATGGTGAATGCTTTCCTGGACAGGGGATACCAGGTCACGGTCTGGAACCGGACTGCGGCCAAGGCCGACGAACTGGTACGCAGGGGCGCCCGCCGGGCGGCGACCGTGGACGAGGCCCTGGCCGCCAACGAGCTGGTCGTCCTCAGCCTCACCGACTACGACGCGATGTACGCGATCCTCGGCCCGGCCACGACCGCGCTGTCCGGTCGGGTGATCGCCAACCTCAGCTCGGACACCCCCGAGCAGGCCCGGGAGGCGGCGACCTGGCTCGCCGAACGTGGCGCCCGGCAGCTCACCGGCGGCATGCAGGTGCCGCCGTCCGGTATCGGGACCCCCGACTCCGCCACGTACTACAGCGGCCCGGCGGACGCGTTCGAGGCCCACCGGCAGACGTTGGAGGTGCTGACGAGCGCCGACTACCAGGGCGAGGACCCGGGGCTGGCGGCGCTGCGCTACCAGCTCCAGATGAACATGTTCTGGACCATCATGGTGAGCTGGCTGCACACGGTCGCCGTGGCCCGTACCCACGGCATCACCGCCACGGAGTTCCTTCCCGTCGCGCTGAAGACCGCGGACGTGGCCCAGTTCCTGGAGTTCTACGCGCCTCGCATCGACGCGGGCGACCACCGGGGGGACGTGGACCGGTTGGCGATGGGCGAGGCGAGCATCAGACACGTCCTGCACACCGTGCGGGCTGCCGGCGTCGACACCACGCTGCCGGCCGCGGTGCTCGACGCCTTCCAGCGGGGCATGGCGGACGGCCGCGTCGACCAGAGTTTCACCAGCCTCGTCGAGGTGTTCGCGGCCGATACCGCCGTGGATGGCCGCGACGCCCCGGCGCCGGTCCGCGCCCGCCCCTGA
- a CDS encoding TetR/AcrR family transcriptional regulator → MKTSARQAATVNGSLGTRERIVRVASRLMQRQGYDGTGIKQISVEAAATLGSVYHFFPGGKQELAVAAIRHGDQEFADLLRATLDQVADPAEAVVTCARDLAEGLRDSDWTDGCPVTSTALGTASRAPDIQRAAADAFAHWRLLVADKLRRAGIAEDDAEDLAHTVISTLEGAELAAQVSRNDQPLLTAGRHLAQLINLHRPPGA, encoded by the coding sequence ATGAAGACGTCGGCACGGCAGGCCGCGACCGTGAACGGCAGCCTCGGCACCCGGGAGCGGATCGTGCGGGTCGCGTCGCGGCTGATGCAGCGCCAGGGCTACGACGGCACCGGCATCAAGCAGATCTCGGTCGAGGCCGCGGCGACGCTGGGTTCGGTCTACCACTTCTTCCCCGGCGGCAAGCAGGAGTTGGCCGTGGCCGCCATCCGCCACGGCGACCAGGAATTCGCCGACCTGCTCCGGGCGACCCTCGACCAGGTGGCGGACCCGGCCGAGGCGGTGGTCACCTGCGCCCGCGACCTCGCCGAAGGGCTGCGCGACTCCGACTGGACCGACGGCTGCCCGGTCACCTCCACCGCCCTCGGCACGGCGAGCCGGGCGCCCGACATCCAGCGGGCCGCCGCGGACGCCTTCGCGCACTGGCGGCTGCTGGTCGCGGACAAACTCCGCCGCGCCGGGATCGCGGAGGACGACGCGGAGGACCTGGCCCACACGGTGATCTCCACGCTGGAAGGGGCCGAACTCGCGGCTCAGGTATCCCGCAACGACCAGCCGCTGCTGACGGCCGGCCGCCATCTGGCCCAGCTGATCAACCTGCACCGGCCGCCGGGCGCCTGA
- a CDS encoding DedA family protein, with amino-acid sequence MDAALDLLRQLVTSPWVYLLIFGLTAVDAFFPAVPGEAAVITAAVLSTSGNPNLVAVIVTAALGACVGDHISYAIGRGGGANRLARFPEDSRRRSGSEWARRALHRRGGLILTTARYIPGGRTAVTLTMGAVRYPLRSFLLFDVIAAVSWALYSALLGYFGGLAFERDPIKGILAGVGLSVAITLLLESARWLRHRAHRSGARH; translated from the coding sequence GTGGACGCCGCGCTCGATCTGCTCCGGCAGCTGGTCACCTCGCCTTGGGTGTACCTGCTGATCTTCGGGCTCACAGCGGTCGACGCGTTCTTCCCGGCGGTGCCCGGCGAGGCAGCCGTGATCACCGCCGCCGTGCTCTCCACCAGTGGCAACCCCAACCTGGTGGCGGTGATCGTCACCGCCGCGCTGGGCGCCTGCGTCGGCGACCACATCTCGTACGCCATTGGGCGCGGCGGCGGCGCGAACCGGCTCGCCCGGTTCCCCGAGGACAGCCGGCGGCGGTCCGGTTCAGAATGGGCCCGCCGGGCGCTGCACCGGCGTGGCGGGCTCATCCTCACCACCGCTCGGTACATCCCCGGCGGCCGGACGGCGGTCACCCTCACCATGGGCGCGGTCCGCTACCCACTCCGCTCGTTCCTGCTCTTCGACGTGATCGCGGCGGTGAGCTGGGCGCTCTACTCCGCCTTGCTCGGCTACTTCGGCGGGCTGGCCTTCGAACGCGACCCGATCAAGGGCATCCTCGCCGGTGTGGGTCTGTCGGTGGCGATCACACTGCTGCTGGAGTCCGCCCGCTGGCTACGCCACCGCGCCCACCGCTCCGGTGCCCGCCACTGA
- a CDS encoding NUDIX hydrolase produces MVDEQDFLSTYDPRAYPSVAVTVDVVALTIRDGALHLLLIRRGQPPFEGHWALPGGFVRPDEDLTTGARRELAEETGLGGERLRRVHLEQLASYGDPGRDPRMRVVSIAHLAFAPDLPDPAAGTDADEAIWLPVTALASRQLAFDHGRIIDDALERARSKLEYTPLATRFLAPEFTISELRAVYETVWGQPLHAGNFHRKVISVPGFVEGTGASTERGGARGGPRARLYRAGDARLLHPALLRPAPEEPTP; encoded by the coding sequence ATGGTTGACGAGCAGGACTTCCTGTCCACGTACGACCCCCGGGCCTACCCGTCCGTCGCCGTGACCGTGGACGTGGTGGCGCTGACCATCCGGGACGGCGCGCTGCACCTGCTGCTGATCCGGCGCGGCCAGCCGCCCTTCGAGGGGCACTGGGCGCTGCCCGGCGGCTTCGTCCGCCCCGACGAGGACCTGACCACCGGCGCCCGACGGGAGCTGGCCGAGGAGACCGGGCTCGGCGGCGAGCGGCTGCGCCGCGTACACCTGGAGCAGTTGGCCAGCTACGGCGACCCCGGCCGCGACCCGCGGATGCGCGTCGTCTCGATCGCCCACCTCGCGTTCGCCCCCGACCTGCCGGACCCGGCCGCCGGCACCGATGCCGACGAGGCGATCTGGCTGCCGGTGACCGCGCTGGCCAGCCGGCAACTCGCCTTCGACCACGGCCGGATCATCGACGACGCGCTGGAGCGGGCCCGGTCCAAGCTGGAATACACCCCGCTCGCCACCCGCTTCCTCGCCCCCGAGTTCACGATCAGCGAGCTGCGCGCCGTCTACGAGACGGTCTGGGGCCAGCCGCTGCACGCCGGCAACTTCCACCGCAAGGTGATCTCCGTGCCGGGCTTCGTGGAGGGCACGGGCGCCAGCACCGAACGCGGCGGCGCCCGGGGCGGCCCCCGCGCCCGGCTCTACCGGGCCGGCGACGCCCGGCTACTGCACCCGGCGCTGCTGCGCCCCGCCCCGGAGGAGCCGACGCCGTGA
- a CDS encoding TetR/AcrR family transcriptional regulator: MSTPPTFRRLPRAVREQQMLDAAVKVFSRRGFHAASMDEIAEDAGISKPMVYAYLGTKEELFVACLHREGTRMTQAIAGAAAPELPADERLWRGLRAFFGFVGAHRDGWAVLYRQARGEQPFAGELAGMRARLVEVVAGMLDHALRAEGREVSETDLEVVAYALVGATESLADWLADHPEADPEKTATRMMNVAWMGAGQLLAGVTWRPER, encoded by the coding sequence GTGTCCACCCCACCCACCTTCAGGCGGCTGCCTCGGGCCGTACGCGAGCAGCAGATGCTCGACGCGGCCGTGAAAGTGTTCTCACGCAGGGGATTCCACGCTGCCAGCATGGACGAGATCGCCGAGGACGCCGGCATCTCCAAGCCCATGGTCTACGCGTACCTCGGCACGAAGGAAGAACTCTTCGTCGCCTGCCTGCACCGGGAGGGCACCCGGATGACGCAGGCCATCGCCGGGGCGGCGGCCCCCGAGCTGCCGGCCGACGAGCGGCTCTGGCGTGGGCTGCGCGCCTTCTTCGGCTTCGTCGGGGCGCACCGGGACGGGTGGGCGGTGCTCTACCGGCAGGCCCGGGGCGAGCAGCCCTTCGCCGGCGAACTGGCCGGCATGCGCGCCCGGCTGGTCGAGGTGGTCGCCGGGATGCTCGACCACGCGCTGCGCGCCGAGGGGCGCGAGGTGAGCGAGACCGACCTGGAGGTCGTCGCGTACGCCCTGGTGGGCGCCACCGAGTCGTTGGCCGACTGGCTCGCCGACCACCCGGAGGCCGACCCGGAGAAGACCGCCACCCGGATGATGAACGTGGCCTGGATGGGGGCCGGACAACTGCTGGCCGGCGTGACCTGGCGACCCGAGCGGTAG